Below is a genomic region from Persicimonas caeni.
GTGTGCGTTCGAAGACATCGACTACCTCGACGACTTCGATCCGCGCACGGATGGGCAGATAGGACGGGTTATCGATCAGACTAGCCGTAATTTGAAGGACAGGAGACACTGACGCGATGGCCGACTCTGAACAACCACGAAAGCTCGTCAAAGAAGCCGCGCCCCTGTGGAAACGCCTGCTGATCACGTTCTTCACCGCCATTCTCAGCGGACTGGTGCCCGGGCTAGGGCAGTTGATCAACCGGCACTGGATCAAGGGAGTCGTGATGGGCGTCTTGGGACTGCTGCTCTTTACGTCGATGCTGGGGTTTTTGGTCCGCTTTTTCGCCTACGTGGACGCCGCGAGCTGGGCATGGCAGCGCACTGGGGCGCAGTACGAGTGATACGACCAATTGGTGCGGAAGCCCTTAGGAGGCAGCGCATCTTGCGCTGGTAGCACCAGACCTGGAAGGTCTGCCTCCTAAGGAGCGCGACTCGGTGACGGAGGCCTTGCAGGGCGGTCACGCCAGCTAAATGGGGCGCCCTGAACAGCGGGCGTTAAGGACATAGGGGTTGCGTGGCGCGGCGTTTGGGTTGCTGCAGCCGGCAATGGAGCGCCCTCAGAAATCCAGGCGCCGCAACTCGCAGCCCTTTAGTCCTTAACGCGCGTAGTTCAGCGCGCCCCAAATAGATGGCGCTACATCTCAGCAAGGCGGCCGTCGAAGCCAAACGAGAGCAATCACGCGCTCGCACCCAGTCGCCAATCGCGTTATAAGTCTCGGCACATCGAAACCAAACCAATCGGAGGAGAGCCGTGGAACAGTTCGAAGACAAAGTCGTCGCCGTGACTGGAGCTGCCGGGGGCATCGGGCGAGCGCTGGCCATCGAGTTTGCCAGGCGCGGAGCGCATCTGGCGGTTTCGGACGTCGACGAGCAGGGGCTCAAAGAGACTGCTGCGATGGTGCGCACCTACGACGTCGAGGCGCACGCGAAGACCGTCGACGTGGCCGACCGCGAGGCGGTGTATGCGTGGGCGGAGGAGGTCGTCGAGGAGTTTGGCAGGGTGAACGTGATTGTCAACAACGCCGGGGTGGCGTGCACCGCGTCGGTCGAGGACCTGAGCTACGAGGACTTCGAGTGGCTCATGGGGATCAACTTTTGGGGCGTCGTCTACGGCACGAAGGCGTTCTTGCCGCACCTGCGCGCCTCCGGCGAGGGCCACGTGGTCAATATCTCGAGCGTGTTCGGGCTCATCGCGCAGCCGTCGCAGTCGGCGTATAACGCCGCCAAGTTTGCGGTGCGCGGGTTTACTGAGTCGCTGCGTGCGGAGCTCGAGTACGAGGGGGCGCCGGTCAGCGCGACGAGCGTGCATCCTGGCGGGGTGAAGACGAATATTGCGCGGTCCGGACGATTTGCCGACACCGGCGCGCTCGAGCGCAGCCCCGACGAGATCATCGAGGAGTTCGAGCGCAAGCTCGCCCGGCTCAGCCCCGAGGGCGCGGCGTTGCAGATCATCGAGGCGGTGCGCAAAGACGAGCGTCGGGTGCTGGTGGGGACCGATGCGCAGATCATCGACCTGGTGCAGCGGTTGATGCCGTCGGGGTATGTGGGGGCGTTGGTGAAGTTGCTGCGCAGTCGTTATCGAGGATAGAGACGAGGGCAAGATGCCCGCGCACGGAGCTAGCGAGGGCAAGATGCCCGCGCACGGAGCTAGCGAGGGCGAAGATGCCCGCGCACCGATGATCAAACCCGCGGGCGGGGCTCTTCGGGGCCGGGCTGCTCGAGAAAGCCCCAGCGGGACGCCTCTACGATCGCCTCGGCGACGCGTCTTCCGGAGAGCATCGCCCCGTTGATGGAGGCGGTGTCGCGGTGGTCGCCGCACACCCAGACGCCGTGGCCCATGTCGAGGCTCTTGTGCACCGGCGGCATCGTGTCGGGGGCCTGGCGGGGCAGCGAGTTGTGGAGCACGTAGGTGCGCAGGTGCTCCCAGTCGGCCACGCCGTGGAACCAGCGCGACAGCTGCGCGCGGCACTGGGCGATGAGCTTCTCCTCGTCTTCGACCACGCGCAGCACCGAGCCCGAGACGAGCGCGCGGCGGCCGTCGCCGTAGGCCGGCGCGGTGTTGGTGACCACCGTCAGGCTGTTGATGGGCCCTCGGTGGGTGCCGTTGAGCGCCAAGATATTCTCGTCGTAAGGCGGCTCGGGGGCCGAAAAGTACACCGTCATCGACCCGCGCATCTCGCAGGTCTCCAACCCGTCGATCAGTTCGCAGGCGGCCGGGCCGTCGGTCGCCACCACGATATGTTCGGCTTCGAGTACATCGCCGTCGTCGAGTTCGACCTCTCCCTTGGCCACGCGGGCTACGCGGGTGTCGAGGCGAATGTCGCTGCGTGTGAGGCTCGTGGCCAGTTGCTTGGGCACCGAATCCATGCCCAGCGCGGGCAGGGAGGTGTCGCCGGCGCCGAACATCGAGAAGATGAAGTCGAAGAGCTCGCTCGAGTTTTCGAGCTCGGGGTCGACCATCGCCCCGCCGAAGAGCGGGCGCATGAAGCGCTCGATCATGTGTTCGCTGAAGCCGAAGTCGCGCAGCGCCTCTAGGGTCGTCTGGTGTTTGCCCTTCGAGCTGATACCGTTGGCCTTGACCAGCTCGAGCTTCGACCACAGCTTGGCGAGTTTGGCCTTGTCGGCGAGCCCGCCGACGTCGGAGACCGCCGCTTTGATTCCGCCGATGACGTCTTTGCGAGGGTCGCCCAGACGCGTGAACTTCTCGCCGGTCCAAATCATCGCGCCGCGCTTGAACCGTTGGAGGTCGAGGGCCTTGTAGTCGAGGAAGCGCTGGGTCTCGGGGTAAGCCTCCAAAAAAACTTGGAAGCCGCGGTCGAGTAAAAAGCCGTCGACCTCGTCGGTACGAACGCGCCCGCCGACCCCGTCGGATGCCTCCAAAATGAGCGCACTCCGACCCTGTTCCTCCAAGCGCTTCGCGCACGTCAAACCGGCCAAGCCGGCTCCCACGATAATGACATCTGCGTTCATGCTCTCTCTCCCGGCTATCGAGTTCGCCAAAGCGGCGTGACTCTCGAAAACTAAACACCGCGAGAGAGGTGCGGACCGTTGCAGATGTGCCTGGCGGGCGACGCTACTGCGCGTGCGGCCTTACTGGGAGATGGCGATGCCGTACTTGTCGCCCAGGTACGCCTCGACCTTGGCGATGTCGGCCTCCGAGAGGCTCTGGCCGTACACGAGCACCTCCGAAATCGCGCCGTCGTAGTAGCCCTGGTATTTCTGGCGGTGGAACCGGGCGCCCAGGCGCACCTGCGGCACGGTCAACAAGTCGGGCCCGCCGCCGGCGACCTTCTGCTCTTTTCCATCCAAGCGCACCGCAGTCTGGGTGTCGTCGATGGTCACGCTGATGAGCGCGGGGCGAGCGAAGGGGACCGAGTCCTCGAGGAAGTCTTGGCCGCAGGTGACCGTCGTCTTGGCGCTCTGGACGTTGATGGTGTTCAGGGCGGTGGTCGAGTCGGGGTACTTTTCGTCGCAGCCGGTCCAGGCGCCGCCGCCCAGGTCGACGTGAAAGCCCGTGAACGAATCCTCGGCGTTGCGGTTTCCGGCCGAGAGTAACCCGTCGAATTGCCCGGTGTTGGCGGCGGGGGCGGCGACGATGAAGACGGTGGCCATGGGCAGACGCTCGGGCGAGAAGCCGTCGCGCAGTAGCATGTCGTCTTGGCCGTCGAAGCGCACCGCGCCGCGGCCGCCGAAGGCGTCGGCGTCGAGCGTGGGCCGAAAGGTGTTGCCCGGCGCGATCATGTCGTTGCCGTAGCCGCTGGCGTCCTTCCAGTTGGTCACCTTGTCACCGGTCGTCTCGAACTGACTCGCCTCGGGGCGCAGCCACAAGACGAGCTCGGAGTCG
It encodes:
- a CDS encoding LamG domain-containing protein, coding for MIAKPSRHIGSITLAAALGFLAGCAGSSASQPDEPSPKEASAEETAAEPTTPDIPDSELVLWLRPEASQFETTGDKVTNWKDASGYGNDMIAPGNTFRPTLDADAFGGRGAVRFDGQDDMLLRDGFSPERLPMATVFIVAAPAANTGQFDGLLSAGNRNAEDSFTGFHVDLGGGAWTGCDEKYPDSTTALNTINVQSAKTTVTCGQDFLEDSVPFARPALISVTIDDTQTAVRLDGKEQKVAGGGPDLLTVPQVRLGARFHRQKYQGYYDGAISEVLVYGQSLSEADIAKVEAYLGDKYGIAISQ
- a CDS encoding SDR family NAD(P)-dependent oxidoreductase, which codes for MEQFEDKVVAVTGAAGGIGRALAIEFARRGAHLAVSDVDEQGLKETAAMVRTYDVEAHAKTVDVADREAVYAWAEEVVEEFGRVNVIVNNAGVACTASVEDLSYEDFEWLMGINFWGVVYGTKAFLPHLRASGEGHVVNISSVFGLIAQPSQSAYNAAKFAVRGFTESLRAELEYEGAPVSATSVHPGGVKTNIARSGRFADTGALERSPDEIIEEFERKLARLSPEGAALQIIEAVRKDERRVLVGTDAQIIDLVQRLMPSGYVGALVKLLRSRYRG
- a CDS encoding NAD(P)/FAD-dependent oxidoreductase, which codes for MNADVIIVGAGLAGLTCAKRLEEQGRSALILEASDGVGGRVRTDEVDGFLLDRGFQVFLEAYPETQRFLDYKALDLQRFKRGAMIWTGEKFTRLGDPRKDVIGGIKAAVSDVGGLADKAKLAKLWSKLELVKANGISSKGKHQTTLEALRDFGFSEHMIERFMRPLFGGAMVDPELENSSELFDFIFSMFGAGDTSLPALGMDSVPKQLATSLTRSDIRLDTRVARVAKGEVELDDGDVLEAEHIVVATDGPAACELIDGLETCEMRGSMTVYFSAPEPPYDENILALNGTHRGPINSLTVVTNTAPAYGDGRRALVSGSVLRVVEDEEKLIAQCRAQLSRWFHGVADWEHLRTYVLHNSLPRQAPDTMPPVHKSLDMGHGVWVCGDHRDTASINGAMLSGRRVAEAIVEASRWGFLEQPGPEEPRPRV